Proteins encoded in a region of the Megalops cyprinoides isolate fMegCyp1 chromosome 3, fMegCyp1.pri, whole genome shotgun sequence genome:
- the LOC118774629 gene encoding odorant receptor 131-2-like, with amino-acid sequence MDEGNASTEDFSFIYQQAYLVRLDGEIVTQVVMVLSTSLFFVYVNSVMFFTLRSKPIFRETSRYILFANIVLSDSILLLSNTVLYLFALAYLYVFKAICALVMLFCIATHTFSPLNLAVMSLERYVAICYPLRHAEITTQRRTKITIGIVWLLASLNIVIDLFYTTVTKPHSFNALIFCTRERLFIAKWQLDLYHGLNSFYFVAVAVIIIFTYVAIMIAARSISTDKDSAKKARKTVLLHLIQLGLCLTSFLYGVLERIVATLPFALFLHLRVLLFFLLLILPRCLSPLIYGLRDETFRPLFLSYFRCRPGSIKPVVISH; translated from the coding sequence ATGGATGAAGGCAATGCTTCTACTGaggatttttcatttatataccAGCAAGCCTACCTTGTACGCCTGGATGGGGAGATTGTAACACAAGTAGTTATGGTGCTGTCCACGTCCCTGTTCTTCGTCTATGTGAACAGCGTCATGTTCTTCACTTTGAGGAGCAAGCCCATCTTCAGGGAGACGTCCCGCTACATCCTCTTTGCTAACATAGTCCTCAGCGATTCCATCCTTCTGTTGAGCAACACAGTGCTGTACTTATTTGCCCTGGCATATCTCTATGTGTTCAAGGCTATCTGTGCTCTGGTGATGCTATTCTGTATTGCCACACACACCTTCAGCCCCTTGAacctggcagtgatgtcactggaacGTTACGTGGCCATCTGCTACCCTTTGCGTCATGCAGAGATCACTACGCAGAGAAGGACAAAGATCACTATTGGAATAGTCTGGTTGCTCGCCTCTCTCAATATTGTCATTGACTTGTTTTACACCACTGTGACAAAACCCCATTCTTTCAATGCACTCATATTTTGCACACGGGAGAGGCTGTTCATTGCCAAGTGGCAACTTGACTTGTATCATGGACTCAATagcttttattttgtggctgtggctgtaaTCATCATCTTCACATATGTCGCCATTATGATAGCAGCCAGGTCCATCTCCACAGACAAGGATTCAGCTAAGAAGGCCCGCAAGACTGTGCTGCTCCATCTGATTCAGCTGGGACTGTGTCTCACCTCTTTTCTGTACGGCGTCCTTGAACGTATCGTGGCCACACTTCCTTTTGCCCTGTTCTTACATTTGCGtgtcctgcttttttttctcctcctcatcctcccccGATGCCTGAGTCCCCTGATTTACGGCCTGCGGGATGAGACTTTCCggcccctcttcctcagctACTTCAGATGTAGGCCTGGTAGCATCAAGCCAGTTGTGATttcacactaa
- the LOC118774478 gene encoding odorant receptor 131-2-like, protein MDEGNASTEDFSFIYQQAYLVRLDGEIVTQVVMVLSTSLFFVYVNSVMFFTLRSKPIFRETSRYILFANMVLSDSILLLSNTVLYLFALAYLYVFKAICALVILFCIATYNFSPLNLAVMSLERYVAICYPLRHAEITTQKRTNIAVGVVWFLASLNVVIDLFYATVTKPHSFNTPTFCTRERLFIAKWQLDFFYGLNSFYFVAVAVIIIFTYVAIMVAARSISTDKDSAKKARKTVLLHLIQLGLCLTSFLYGVLEGILATLPFALFLHLRVLLFFLLLILPRCLSPLIYGLRDETFRPLFLSYFRCRPGSVKLVVISHEK, encoded by the coding sequence ATGGATGAAGGCAATGCTTCTACTGaggatttttcatttatataccAGCAAGCCTACCTTGTACGCCTGGATGGGGAGATTGTAACACAAGTAGTTATGGTGCTGTCCACGTCCCTGTTCTTCGTCTATGTGAACAGCGTCATGTTCTTCACTTTGAGGAGCAAGCCCATCTTCAGGGAGACGTCCCGCTACATCCTCTTTGCTAACATGGTCCTCAGCGATTCCATCCTTCTGTTGAGCAACACAGTGCTGTACTTATTTGCCCTGGCATATCTCTATGTGTTCAAGGCTATCTGTGCTCTGGTGATACTATTCTGTATCGCCACATACAACTTCAGCCCCTTGAacctggcagtgatgtcactggaacGTTACGTGGCCATCTGCTACCCTTTGCGTCACGCAGAGATCACcacacagaaaaggacaaaCATCGCTGTCGGGGTAGTCTGGTTTCTCGCCTCCCTCAATGTTGTCATTGACTTGTTTTACGCCACTGTGACAAAACCCCATTCTTTCAACACACCCACATTTTGCACACGGGAGAGGCTGTTCATTGCCAAGTGGCAACTTGACTTTTTTTATGGACTCAATagcttttattttgtggctgtggctgtaaTCATTATCTTCACATATGTCGCCATTATGGTAGCAGCCAGGTCCATCTCCACAGACAAGGATTCAGCTAAGAAGGCCCGCAAGACTGTACTGCTCCATTTGATTCAGCTGGGACTGTGTCTCACCTCTTTTCTGTACGGCGTCCTTGAAGGTATCTTGGCCACACTTCCTTTTGCCCTGTTCTTACATTTGCGtgtcctgcttttttttctcctgctcatCCTCCCCCGATGCCTGAGTCCCCTGATTTACGGCCTGCGGGATGAGACTTTCCggcccctcttcctcagctACTTCAGATGTAGGCCTGGTAGCGTCAAGTTAGTTGTGATTTCACacgaaaaataa
- the LOC118774477 gene encoding odorant receptor 131-2-like, with protein MDEGNASTEDFSFIYQQAFLVRLDGEIVTQVVMVLSTSLFFVYVNSVMFFTLRSKPIFRETSRYILFANIVLSDSILLLSNTVLYLFALAYLYVFKAICALVMLFCIATYTFSPLNLAVMSLERYVAICYPLRHAEITTQKRTNIAVGVVWFLASLNIVIEMFYITVTKPHSFNTPTFCTRERLFIDKWQLDLYHGLNSFYFVAVAVIIIFTYVAIMIAARSISTDKDSAKKARKTVLLHLIQLGLCLTSFLYGILERIVATLPFALFLHLRVLLFFLLLILPRCLSPLIYGLRDDTFRPLFLNYFRCRPGSIKPVVISHEK; from the coding sequence ATGGATGAAGGCAATGCTTCTACTGaggatttttcatttatataccAGCAAGCCTTCCTTGTACGACTGGATGGGGAGATTGTAACACAAGTAGTTATGGTGCTGTCCACGTCCCTGTTCTTCGTCTATGTGAACAGCGTCATGTTCTTCACTTTGAGGAGCAAGCCCATCTTCAGGGAGACGTCCCGCTACATCCTCTTTGCTAACATAGTCCTCAGTGATTCCATCCTTCTGTTGAGCAACACAGTGCTGTACTTATTTGCTCTGGCATATCTCTATGTGTTCAAGGCTATCTGTGCTCTGGTGATGCTATTCTGTATCGCCACATACACCTTCAGCCCCTTGAacctggcagtgatgtcactggaacGTTACGTGGCCATCTGCTACCCTTTGCGTCATGCAGAGATCACcacacagaaaaggacaaaCATCGCTGTCGGGGTAGTCTGGTTTCTCGCCTCTCTCAATATTGTCATTGAGATGTTTTATATAACTGTGACAAAGCCTCATTCTTTCAACACACCCACATTTTGCACACGGGAGAGGCTGTTCATTGACAAGTGGCAACTTGACTTGTATCATGGACTCAATagcttttattttgtggctgtggctgtaaTCATTATCTTCACATATGTTGCCATTATGATAGCAGCCAGGTCCATCTCCACAGACAAGGATTCAGCTAAGAAGGCCCGCAAGACTGTACTGCTCCATTTGATTCAGCTGGGACTGTGTCTCACCTCTTTTCTGTACGGCATCCTTGAACGTATCGTGGCCACACTTCCTTTTGCCCTGTTCTTACATTTGCGtgtcctgcttttttttctcctgctcatCCTCCCCCGATGCCTGAGTCCCCTGATTTACGGCCTGAGGGATGATACTTTCCGGCCCCTCTTCCTCAACTACTTCAGATGTAGGCCTGGTAGCATCAAGCCAGTTGTGATTTCACacgaaaaataa